A single genomic interval of Cupriavidus sp. MP-37 harbors:
- a CDS encoding histidine phosphatase family protein, which yields MPAFCRWLALLAFVPTLAAAQVAPASQREIAVTELRHPHVVVVLRHASAPGVGDPPGFRLADCATQRNLDARGREQAARLGASWKAAGFRPTQVWSSAWCRCQDTARLMALGPVQVQPLLNSFFGADVQRRDAQVAQLSRMIDGLDPRGGPYLMVTHQVVITALTGHGADSGGGVVIELPHGGAARRTRVLPAAGLD from the coding sequence ATGCCTGCCTTTTGCAGATGGCTTGCCCTGCTTGCCTTCGTCCCGACGCTTGCCGCCGCACAGGTCGCTCCGGCGTCACAGCGCGAGATCGCGGTGACCGAGCTGCGGCACCCGCATGTCGTGGTGGTACTGCGCCATGCCAGCGCGCCGGGCGTGGGCGACCCGCCCGGTTTCCGGCTGGCCGATTGCGCCACGCAGCGCAACCTCGACGCACGCGGACGCGAGCAGGCGGCGCGGCTGGGTGCGAGCTGGAAGGCGGCCGGCTTTCGGCCGACGCAGGTGTGGAGCAGCGCCTGGTGCCGCTGCCAGGACACCGCGCGGCTGATGGCGTTGGGACCGGTACAGGTGCAGCCGCTGCTCAATTCATTCTTCGGCGCCGATGTACAGCGCCGCGACGCGCAGGTCGCGCAGCTGTCGCGCATGATCGACGGTCTCGACCCGCGCGGCGGGCCTTACCTGATGGTCACGCACCAGGTGGTGATCACCGCGCTGACGGGCCACGGCGCCGACAGCGGCGGGGGTGTGGTGATCGAGTTGCCGCACGGTGGCGCGGCCCGGCGCACGCGGGTGCTGCCGGCTGCGGGGCTGGATTGA
- a CDS encoding adenosine-specific kinase yields the protein MELTVVPVTKPEATNFIFGQSHFIKTVEDLHEALVGTVPGIRFGLAFCEASGKRLVRWSGTDEPLIDMACENARAIGAGHSFLIFLGDGFFPVNVLGAVRAVPEVCRIYCATANPTQVIVAQTDAGRGVVGVIDGASPLGIETEADVAERKALLRKFGYKL from the coding sequence ATGGAACTGACGGTCGTACCGGTCACCAAGCCGGAAGCCACCAACTTCATCTTCGGCCAGTCGCACTTCATCAAGACCGTCGAAGACCTGCACGAGGCGCTGGTGGGCACGGTGCCCGGCATCCGCTTCGGGCTGGCGTTCTGCGAGGCCTCGGGCAAGCGGCTGGTGCGCTGGTCGGGCACCGATGAGCCCCTGATCGACATGGCTTGCGAGAACGCGCGTGCCATCGGCGCGGGCCACAGCTTCCTGATCTTCCTGGGCGACGGCTTCTTCCCGGTGAACGTGCTGGGTGCGGTGCGTGCGGTGCCGGAGGTGTGCCGGATCTACTGCGCGACGGCAAACCCGACGCAGGTCATCGTGGCGCAGACCGATGCCGGGCGCGGCGTGGTGGGCGTGATCGACGGCGCTTCGCCGCTGGGGATCGAGACCGAAGCGGATGTGGCGGAACGCAAGGCGTTGCTGCGGAAGTTTGGGTACAAGCTTTGA
- a CDS encoding Na/Pi cotransporter family protein, which produces MGVLLHLLSGVALLVWGTNIVKVGILRVYGANLRHVLSTSVSNRFTAFLAGLGVTGLVQSSNATAVIVSSFVGQGLIAVAPALAIMLGANVGTALMVQVFSLDLSWLSPLLIFVGVICHLTWKGSKPGHVGRVLIGLGLITLALELISIATRPVVQAAGVKVLFASLTGDSGLDMLVGAFLTILCYSSLAVVLFCGALASAGVVSIHVALALVLGANLGSGVSALLTTSGNNQPGKRVTLGNLLSRLLGCLIALPLLGQAEELLALVDHEPQRLIVNFHLLFNVALAVLLLGATAPLARLCEKVLPGRNTGDSQVTPRHLDTAALSTPTLALSNAAREVLRIGDRIEQMLDNMLRVLRTNDAKLATATCRIDNEVDDLYTAIKLYLTRISLEALDERDGQRWTEIISLTINLEHAGDIIERILLDTKDKKIAHNLMFSEAGMQEIAEMHARLVANLRLGLSVFLNGDLKSAQALMAEKANFRELERKYARTHLQRVAVQTAESIETSSLHLDVISELKRLNSLFCATAYPVLEQAGVLNRSRMKEDDVPPVSTVQAARP; this is translated from the coding sequence ATGGGCGTACTCCTTCACCTGTTATCGGGCGTTGCCCTGCTCGTCTGGGGCACCAACATCGTCAAGGTCGGCATCCTGCGCGTCTATGGCGCCAACCTGCGCCACGTGCTGTCGACCAGCGTCTCCAACCGTTTCACCGCCTTCCTCGCCGGCCTGGGCGTCACCGGACTGGTCCAGAGCAGCAACGCCACCGCCGTCATCGTCAGTTCCTTCGTCGGCCAGGGACTGATCGCCGTGGCGCCGGCGCTGGCGATCATGCTCGGCGCCAACGTCGGCACCGCACTGATGGTGCAGGTGTTCTCGCTGGACCTGTCGTGGCTGTCGCCGCTGCTGATCTTCGTCGGCGTGATCTGCCACCTGACCTGGAAGGGCAGCAAGCCGGGCCACGTCGGCCGCGTGCTGATCGGCCTGGGCCTGATCACGCTGGCGCTGGAACTGATCTCGATCGCGACCCGGCCGGTGGTGCAGGCCGCCGGCGTCAAGGTGCTGTTTGCCTCGCTGACCGGCGACTCGGGCCTCGACATGCTGGTCGGCGCCTTCCTGACCATCCTGTGCTATTCGAGCCTGGCCGTGGTGCTGTTCTGCGGCGCGCTGGCCTCGGCCGGGGTGGTGTCGATCCACGTGGCGCTGGCGCTGGTGCTGGGCGCCAACCTGGGCTCGGGCGTCTCGGCGCTGCTGACTACTTCGGGCAACAACCAGCCGGGCAAGCGCGTGACGCTGGGCAATCTGCTGTCGCGCCTGCTGGGCTGCCTGATCGCGCTGCCGCTGCTGGGCCAGGCCGAGGAACTGCTGGCGCTGGTCGACCATGAGCCGCAGCGGCTGATCGTCAACTTCCACCTGCTGTTCAATGTCGCGCTGGCAGTGCTGCTGCTCGGCGCCACCGCGCCGCTGGCGCGCCTGTGCGAAAAGGTGCTGCCCGGGCGCAATACCGGCGACAGCCAGGTCACGCCGCGCCATCTCGATACCGCCGCGCTGTCCACCCCCACGCTGGCGCTGTCCAACGCCGCGCGCGAAGTGCTGCGCATCGGCGACCGCATCGAGCAGATGCTCGACAACATGCTGCGCGTGCTGCGCACCAACGATGCCAAGCTGGCCACTGCCACCTGCCGCATCGACAACGAGGTCGACGACCTCTACACCGCGATCAAGCTCTACCTGACCCGCATCAGCCTGGAAGCGCTCGACGAGCGCGACGGCCAGCGCTGGACCGAGATCATCTCGCTCACCATCAACCTGGAGCATGCGGGCGATATCATCGAGCGCATCCTGCTCGATACCAAGGACAAGAAGATCGCGCACAACCTGATGTTCTCCGAGGCCGGCATGCAGGAAATCGCCGAGATGCACGCGCGACTCGTCGCGAACCTGCGGCTGGGCCTGTCGGTGTTTCTCAATGGCGACCTCAAGAGCGCGCAGGCGCTGATGGCAGAGAAGGCCAACTTCCGCGAACTGGAGCGCAAGTACGCGCGCACCCATCTGCAGCGCGTGGCGGTGCAGACCGCGGAAAGCATCGAGACCAGCTCGCTGCACCTGGACGTGATCAGTGAGCTGAAACGGCTGAACTCGCTGTTCTGCGCCACCGCCTATCCGGTGCTGGAGCAGGCCGGCGTGCTCAACCGCAGCCGGATGAAGGAAGACGATGTGCCGCCGGTCTCGACCGTACAGGCCGCGCGGCCCTGA
- a CDS encoding LysE family translocator has translation MPDLLLFLLTSVAVTVAPGPDNLQVLARGMAQGRRAGLVAALGFSVGCLFHTVIAAVGLAAVLRSSPLAFQLIKYAGAAYLIWIGIQALRARGGLAQGGEVEAVPLARVFRQSVLGNMLNPKVTLFFLVFLPQFVRADAAHPGLQFLLLGVVFMLQTAVVFSLFGLCAGWLGTWLRRRPATGRWLDRAAGAIFVGLGIRVALP, from the coding sequence ATGCCTGACTTGCTGCTGTTCCTGCTGACCTCCGTCGCCGTGACCGTGGCCCCGGGGCCGGACAACCTGCAGGTGCTGGCGCGCGGCATGGCGCAGGGGCGTCGCGCCGGGCTGGTGGCGGCGCTGGGCTTTTCGGTCGGCTGCCTGTTCCACACCGTGATCGCCGCGGTCGGGCTGGCCGCGGTGCTGCGCTCTTCGCCGCTGGCGTTCCAGCTGATCAAGTACGCCGGCGCCGCCTACCTGATCTGGATCGGCATCCAGGCGCTGCGTGCGCGTGGCGGGCTGGCGCAGGGCGGCGAGGTCGAGGCCGTGCCGCTTGCGCGCGTGTTCCGCCAGAGCGTGCTGGGCAACATGCTGAACCCCAAGGTGACGCTGTTCTTCCTGGTGTTCCTGCCGCAGTTCGTGCGCGCCGATGCGGCGCATCCCGGCCTGCAGTTCCTGCTGCTGGGCGTGGTCTTCATGCTGCAGACCGCGGTGGTGTTCTCGCTGTTCGGGCTGTGCGCGGGCTGGCTGGGCACCTGGCTGCGCCGGCGGCCGGCCACCGGGCGCTGGCTGGACCGCGCTGCCGGGGCCATCTTCGTCGGGCTCGGCATCAGGGTCGCGCTGCCCTGA
- a CDS encoding adenine phosphoribosyltransferase produces the protein MADSIIQSPDLGDVTGYLRDRIRTVPDWPQPGVMFRDITPLLQDPKTLRVLIDVFVHRYMDAQLDLVAGIDARGFILGAIVAYELNLGFVPIRKKGKLPFQTVAEEYELEYGSATVEIHADACKAGDRVLLVDDLIATGGTMMAGRKLLERLGATVVEGAAIVDLPELGGSKLLHGAGLPLFTVCKFEGH, from the coding sequence ATGGCAGATTCCATCATCCAGTCCCCCGACCTCGGCGACGTCACCGGCTACCTGCGCGACCGCATCCGGACCGTGCCGGACTGGCCCCAGCCCGGTGTGATGTTCCGCGACATCACGCCGCTGCTGCAGGATCCCAAGACGCTGCGCGTGCTGATCGATGTCTTCGTGCACCGCTATATGGACGCGCAGCTGGACCTGGTCGCCGGCATCGATGCGCGCGGCTTTATCCTGGGTGCGATCGTCGCGTACGAGCTGAACCTGGGCTTCGTGCCGATCCGCAAGAAGGGCAAGCTGCCGTTCCAGACCGTGGCCGAGGAATACGAACTGGAATACGGCAGCGCCACGGTCGAGATCCACGCCGACGCCTGCAAGGCCGGCGACCGCGTGCTGCTGGTCGACGACCTGATCGCCACCGGCGGCACCATGATGGCCGGGCGCAAGCTGCTGGAGCGCCTGGGCGCGACGGTGGTGGAGGGCGCCGCCATCGTCGACCTGCCCGAGCTGGGCGGATCGAAGCTGCTGCACGGCGCCGGGTTGCCCCTGTTTACCGTGTGCAAGTTCGAGGGGCACTGA
- a CDS encoding DJ-1/PfpI family protein — MAKKILMLVGDYAEDYETMVPFQALQMVGHAVHAVCPDKRAGDACATAIHDFEGDQTYSEKRGHNFTLNATFAEVDPAGYDALVIPGGRAPEYLRLNARVLEIVRHFAQAGKPIAAVCHGAQLLAAAGVLEGKTCSAYPACAPEVKLAGGTYAEIPVDQAHTDGNLVTAPAWPAHPAWLAQFLAVLGTRIVH, encoded by the coding sequence ATGGCAAAAAAGATTCTGATGCTGGTGGGCGACTACGCCGAGGACTACGAAACCATGGTGCCGTTCCAGGCGCTGCAGATGGTGGGCCACGCGGTCCACGCGGTGTGCCCGGACAAGCGCGCCGGCGACGCCTGTGCCACCGCCATCCATGATTTCGAGGGCGACCAGACCTACAGCGAGAAGCGCGGCCACAATTTCACCCTCAATGCCACCTTTGCCGAGGTCGACCCCGCCGGCTACGACGCGCTGGTCATCCCGGGCGGACGTGCCCCCGAATACCTGCGCCTGAACGCGCGCGTGCTGGAGATCGTCCGGCACTTCGCCCAGGCGGGCAAGCCGATTGCCGCGGTGTGCCATGGGGCCCAGCTGCTGGCGGCTGCGGGCGTGCTGGAAGGCAAGACCTGCTCCGCCTACCCGGCCTGCGCGCCGGAAGTGAAGCTGGCCGGCGGCACCTATGCCGAGATTCCCGTCGACCAGGCCCATACCGACGGCAACCTCGTCACCGCCCCGGCCTGGCCGGCGCATCCGGCCTGGCTGGCGCAGTTTCTTGCGGTGCTGGGCACGCGGATCGTACATTAG
- a CDS encoding ribbon-helix-helix domain-containing protein has protein sequence MCEIFIRANPASYQSQSRSLRLHGAATSIRLESLFWEVLEELAQRDGMTVNQLITRLHDELTEHRGSEAVAGNFSSFLRVCCLRYLMLQGEGRIPADRDVPIRSLDPRAVLDNLPESWVEPRPH, from the coding sequence ATGTGTGAAATCTTTATCCGCGCCAATCCGGCGTCTTACCAGAGCCAATCGCGCTCGCTGCGCCTGCATGGCGCGGCCACCAGCATCCGGCTGGAAAGCCTGTTCTGGGAAGTGCTGGAAGAACTGGCGCAGCGCGACGGCATGACCGTCAACCAGCTGATCACGCGCCTGCACGACGAACTGACCGAACACCGCGGCAGCGAGGCCGTGGCGGGCAATTTCTCATCGTTCCTGCGGGTGTGCTGCCTGCGCTACCTGATGCTGCAGGGCGAGGGCCGCATCCCGGCCGATCGCGACGTGCCGATCCGCTCGCTGGACCCGCGCGCGGTGCTCGACAACCTCCCGGAGTCCTGGGTCGAGCCGCGCCCACACTGA
- a CDS encoding monovalent cation:proton antiporter-2 (CPA2) family protein, with product MHSPLELTLVLLAAAVFGVVAFRMLQLPPMLGYLAVGILIGPHALGLASDTAQTKYLAEFGVVFLMFSIGLEFSLAKLRAMKRLVFGLGGSQVVLSMLAVVPASWAFNWLFPLSWQASVALGGALAMSSTAIVSKMLSERMELESEHGRNIISILLFQDLAVVPLLIVIPALSQDPGDLMKALGLATLKIVVALGAIFFLGQRLMSRWFHVVAARRSQELFMLNLLLVTLGMAALTERLGLSMALGAFMAGMLISETPYRHQVEEDIKPFRDVLLGLFFVTIGMLLNIRVVLDHVWLVLALLVVPVLFKLVLIAALARVFGSRQGVAIRTGLGLAQAGEFGFVLLNQIDGLNLVDPVLIQVILASMLLSMLAAPFLIQYSDAIVLRFAANEWLMQSLNMTRIAAQSLQTEKHAIICGFGRSGQNLAHMLEREGINYVALDLDPDRVREAAAAGDTVVYGDAGRREALIAAGLHRAAAVIVTYANTPSALKVLHHVQELAPALPVIVRTVDDSELDTLQKAGATEVVPEIIEGSLMLASHALVLLGVPMRRVVRGVQQARDARYSLLRGYFHGRDDEEDMVERDSVRLHSVSLGPQSTAVGRRLGVLGLERIGVEVTAVRRRGIRAFDPQPETVLEPGDIVVLRGPPEALEAAETRILNG from the coding sequence ATGCATTCTCCGCTGGAACTGACCCTGGTGCTGCTGGCCGCCGCCGTGTTCGGCGTGGTCGCATTCCGCATGCTGCAGCTGCCGCCGATGCTGGGCTACCTCGCCGTCGGCATCCTGATCGGCCCGCATGCGCTGGGGCTGGCCAGCGATACCGCGCAGACCAAGTACCTGGCGGAATTCGGCGTGGTCTTCCTGATGTTCTCGATCGGGCTGGAATTCAGCCTGGCCAAGCTGCGCGCGATGAAGCGGCTGGTGTTCGGCCTGGGCGGTTCGCAGGTGGTGCTGTCGATGCTGGCAGTGGTGCCGGCCAGCTGGGCCTTCAACTGGCTGTTCCCGTTGTCCTGGCAGGCGTCGGTGGCGCTGGGCGGGGCCCTGGCCATGTCTTCCACCGCCATTGTGTCCAAGATGCTGTCCGAGCGCATGGAGCTGGAGAGCGAGCACGGCCGCAACATCATCAGCATCCTGCTGTTCCAGGACCTGGCGGTGGTGCCGCTGCTGATCGTGATTCCGGCGCTGTCGCAGGATCCGGGCGACCTGATGAAGGCGCTGGGCCTGGCCACGCTCAAGATCGTGGTGGCGCTGGGTGCGATCTTCTTCCTGGGCCAGCGCCTGATGAGCCGCTGGTTCCACGTGGTGGCGGCGCGCCGCTCGCAGGAACTGTTCATGCTGAACCTGCTGCTGGTCACGCTGGGCATGGCGGCGCTGACCGAGCGGCTGGGCCTGTCGATGGCGCTGGGCGCCTTCATGGCGGGCATGCTGATTTCCGAGACGCCCTACCGCCACCAGGTGGAGGAAGACATCAAGCCGTTCCGCGACGTGCTGCTGGGGCTGTTCTTCGTCACCATCGGCATGCTGCTCAATATCCGCGTGGTGCTGGACCATGTCTGGCTGGTGCTGGCGCTGCTGGTGGTGCCGGTGCTGTTCAAGCTGGTGCTGATCGCGGCGCTGGCGCGCGTGTTCGGCTCGCGCCAGGGCGTGGCCATCCGCACCGGGCTGGGGCTGGCGCAGGCGGGCGAGTTCGGCTTCGTGCTGCTGAACCAGATCGACGGCCTGAACCTGGTCGACCCGGTGCTGATCCAGGTGATCCTGGCGTCGATGCTGCTGTCGATGCTGGCGGCACCGTTTCTGATCCAGTACAGCGACGCCATCGTGCTGCGCTTCGCCGCCAACGAATGGCTGATGCAGTCGCTGAACATGACCCGCATCGCCGCGCAAAGCCTGCAGACCGAGAAGCACGCCATCATCTGCGGCTTTGGCCGCAGCGGGCAAAACCTGGCGCACATGCTGGAGCGCGAGGGCATCAACTACGTGGCGCTGGATCTGGACCCCGACCGCGTGCGCGAGGCCGCCGCCGCGGGCGATACCGTGGTCTACGGCGACGCCGGCCGGCGCGAGGCGCTGATCGCCGCGGGCCTGCACCGCGCCGCCGCGGTGATCGTGACCTATGCCAACACGCCGTCGGCGCTGAAGGTGCTGCACCATGTGCAGGAGCTGGCGCCGGCGCTGCCGGTGATCGTGCGCACGGTCGACGACTCCGAGCTCGACACGCTGCAGAAGGCCGGCGCCACCGAGGTGGTGCCCGAGATCATCGAAGGCAGCCTGATGCTGGCCTCGCATGCGCTGGTGCTGTTGGGCGTGCCGATGCGCCGGGTGGTGCGCGGCGTGCAGCAGGCGCGCGACGCGCGCTACAGCCTGCTGCGCGGTTATTTCCACGGCCGCGACGATGAAGAAGACATGGTCGAGCGCGACTCGGTGCGGCTGCATTCGGTGTCGCTCGGGCCGCAATCCACCGCGGTGGGCAGGCGCCTGGGCGTGCTGGGGCTGGAGCGCATCGGGGTCGAAGTGACCGCGGTGCGCCGGCGCGGCATCCGCGCCTTCGACCCCCAGCCCGAGACCGTGCTGGAGCCCGGCGATATCGTCGTGCTGCGCGGGCCGCCCGAGGCGCTGGAGGCCGCCGAGACGCGCATCCTGAACGGCTGA
- a CDS encoding SIS domain-containing protein: protein MIANFDADRALRLARDTLQTEADAVSALSGRLNGDFAHAVQLILQCTGRVVVSGIGKSGHIGRKVAATLASTGTPAFFVHPAEASHGDLGMVTRDDVLIAFSNSGETGELLSIIPIVKRIGARLISVTGNPDSNLAKLADVHLDAAVEKEACPLNLAPTASTTAALALGDALAVAVLDARGFGEEDFARSHPGGALGRKLLTHVRDVMRTGNAVPEVRESTPLAQALMEITRKGMAMTAVVDTDGRAIGVFTDGDLRRLLETPRDWKTVPIGEVMHRNPHVVNQDQLAVEAVQVMEANRINQLLVVDDDGRLTGALHIHDLTRAKVI from the coding sequence ATGATAGCCAATTTCGATGCGGATCGAGCACTCCGGCTCGCCCGCGACACGCTCCAGACCGAAGCCGATGCGGTTTCCGCACTTTCCGGCCGCCTGAACGGCGACTTTGCTCATGCCGTGCAGCTGATCCTGCAATGCACCGGGCGCGTGGTCGTTTCCGGCATCGGCAAGTCCGGCCATATCGGCCGCAAGGTCGCGGCCACGCTGGCCTCGACCGGCACCCCCGCGTTCTTCGTGCACCCGGCCGAAGCCAGCCACGGCGACCTCGGCATGGTCACGCGCGACGACGTGCTGATCGCCTTCTCCAATTCCGGCGAGACCGGCGAGCTGCTGTCGATCATCCCGATCGTCAAGCGCATCGGCGCGCGCCTGATTTCGGTCACCGGCAATCCGGACTCCAACCTCGCCAAGCTGGCCGACGTCCACCTGGACGCCGCGGTCGAGAAAGAAGCCTGCCCGCTGAACCTGGCCCCGACCGCCAGCACCACCGCCGCGCTGGCGCTGGGCGATGCGCTCGCGGTCGCGGTGCTCGATGCGCGCGGCTTCGGCGAGGAAGATTTTGCCCGCTCGCACCCCGGCGGCGCGCTCGGGCGCAAGCTGCTGACCCATGTGCGCGACGTGATGCGCACCGGCAACGCCGTGCCCGAGGTACGCGAAAGCACGCCGCTGGCGCAGGCGCTGATGGAAATCACGCGCAAGGGCATGGCCATGACCGCGGTGGTGGATACCGACGGGCGCGCCATCGGCGTGTTCACCGACGGCGACCTGCGCCGCCTGCTGGAAACCCCGCGCGACTGGAAGACCGTGCCGATCGGCGAGGTCATGCACCGCAACCCGCACGTGGTCAACCAGGACCAGCTGGCAGTGGAAGCCGTGCAGGTGATGGAAGCCAACCGCATCAACCAGCTGCTGGTGGTGGACGACGATGGCCGCCTGACCGGCGCGCTGCATATCCACGACCTGACCCGCGCCAAGGTCATCTGA
- the lptC gene encoding LPS export ABC transporter periplasmic protein LptC produces the protein MQALLASLSGIVMRLLPLLLMAIVAGSTFWLVQINSPKEDQAAQAPKKHEPDYFMDRFSATELAPDGSTKIRFTGERMVHFEDDQTYEVTRPAMRAYEPDRPPVTARADIGRMNAEGTVIDLYGNGYVLRQQGKDPSKDPQLTAASSYFQLLVNDDIVKTDKPVKLTRGPSVMTANGLIFNNVTREVQLLGNVRGTIITGPSPGRAPGS, from the coding sequence ATGCAGGCACTCCTCGCCTCCCTCAGCGGCATCGTCATGCGGCTGCTGCCGCTGCTGCTGATGGCCATCGTGGCGGGCAGCACGTTCTGGCTGGTCCAGATCAACTCCCCCAAGGAAGACCAGGCCGCGCAGGCTCCCAAGAAGCACGAGCCGGACTACTTCATGGACCGCTTCTCGGCCACCGAGCTGGCGCCCGACGGCAGCACCAAGATCCGTTTCACCGGCGAGCGCATGGTCCACTTCGAGGACGACCAGACCTACGAGGTCACGCGCCCCGCCATGCGCGCCTATGAACCGGACCGCCCGCCCGTGACCGCGCGCGCCGACATCGGCCGCATGAACGCCGAAGGCACGGTGATCGACCTGTACGGCAATGGCTACGTGCTGCGCCAGCAGGGCAAGGATCCGTCCAAGGATCCGCAGCTGACCGCGGCGTCGAGCTACTTCCAGCTGCTGGTCAATGACGACATCGTCAAGACCGACAAGCCCGTCAAGCTGACGCGCGGCCCGTCGGTCATGACCGCCAACGGACTGATCTTCAACAACGTCACCCGCGAAGTACAATTGCTCGGCAATGTACGCGGCACCATCATCACCGGGCCGTCCCCGGGCCGCGCGCCAGGGTCCTGA